The following proteins are co-located in the Planococcus plakortidis genome:
- a CDS encoding DinB family protein: MNEEIMFRQWKTWRGMIIKLLDKVSEEEADQMPAPFRNSIRWNAGHLATGIDSFVAKSLDTKPFLPEHYQALFASGTSPENWEGQVPSLEELKQVLRDQPDQIEHVTAGKLDSKLLEPFLGMETLGEVLAFMISHDALHLGTMSAIRNTIKVQ; this comes from the coding sequence ATGAATGAAGAAATAATGTTTCGGCAATGGAAAACCTGGCGCGGCATGATCATCAAGCTGCTGGATAAAGTGAGTGAAGAGGAAGCGGACCAAATGCCCGCGCCGTTCCGCAACTCGATCCGCTGGAATGCCGGCCACCTCGCGACAGGGATCGATAGCTTCGTAGCGAAATCGCTCGATACAAAACCGTTCCTGCCGGAGCACTATCAGGCACTGTTCGCCAGCGGCACATCGCCTGAGAACTGGGAAGGGCAAGTGCCATCATTGGAAGAGCTCAAGCAAGTATTGCGCGACCAGCCTGACCAGATCGAACACGTAACGGCCGGCAAGCTCGACAGCAAATTGCTCGAACCGTTTCTCGGCATGGAGACACTCGGTGAAGTGCTGGCGTTCATGATTTCACACGATGCCCTTCATCTCGGCACGATGAGCGCCATCCGCAATACGATCAAAGTCCAATAA
- a CDS encoding EAL domain-containing protein: MNCNNCSVQTLTFDIRLSGELNQSIIPIAIDHLERQGLEVTLKDSRIRMCEFGAREFLSFCEDLLEMEAAEFRINQERYQPIAGMRHVFDMEWIDEVIQNERIVSHFQPIVDQDRNIFAYEMLARFHDADGQVIYPNAIFPAAKSRGRLYALDRVCRMTAVRAASRLSGEKAFINFIPTSIYSPEFCLRSTIDLAHQTGVDPNQLVFEVVESEKVDDLEHLKHILGYYKSRGFQYALDDVGEGYSTAEVLGELKPHFMKLDMKYVDGVAGDTAKQAVATSFLEKAQAVGSTPLAEGIESEEDFLWLKAQGYELFQGYYFGKPAAAPLATKTAS, translated from the coding sequence TTGAACTGCAATAATTGTTCTGTCCAGACATTGACATTCGATATCCGCCTCAGCGGTGAATTAAACCAATCCATCATCCCCATTGCCATAGATCATTTAGAGCGCCAAGGCCTGGAGGTTACGCTGAAAGACAGCCGCATCCGTATGTGCGAGTTCGGCGCACGTGAATTCCTGAGTTTTTGCGAAGACTTGCTTGAAATGGAGGCGGCGGAATTCCGCATCAACCAGGAGCGCTACCAGCCGATTGCCGGCATGCGCCATGTATTCGATATGGAATGGATCGACGAAGTCATCCAAAACGAGCGCATCGTGTCCCATTTCCAGCCGATCGTCGATCAAGATCGGAACATCTTTGCCTATGAGATGCTGGCGCGTTTCCATGACGCGGATGGGCAAGTCATCTACCCGAATGCGATTTTCCCCGCCGCGAAAAGCCGCGGGCGCTTGTATGCGCTTGACCGTGTCTGCCGGATGACCGCAGTGCGTGCGGCCAGCCGATTATCCGGTGAGAAAGCGTTCATCAATTTCATCCCGACTTCCATCTACTCGCCTGAATTTTGCCTGCGCTCGACAATCGACCTCGCCCATCAAACCGGCGTCGACCCGAACCAATTGGTGTTCGAAGTTGTTGAATCCGAAAAAGTTGATGACCTCGAGCATTTGAAACATATTCTCGGCTATTACAAATCGAGAGGCTTCCAGTACGCACTCGATGATGTCGGTGAAGGCTATAGCACTGCCGAAGTGCTCGGCGAACTAAAGCCGCATTTCATGAAACTCGATATGAAATACGTCGACGGCGTGGCGGGCGACACTGCGAAACAGGCAGTGGCAACAAGCTTTCTTGAAAAAGCCCAAGCAGTCGGCTCGACACCGCTCGCAGAAGGCATCGAAAGCGAGGAGGATTTCCTTTGGCTGAAAGCACAAGGCTATGAACTATTCCAAGGCTATTATTTCGGCAAGCCCGCAGCGGCACCGCTTGCGACCAAGACAGCTTCATAA
- a CDS encoding response regulator transcription factor — protein MIRILAVDDDLHMLRFVAGELRQNGYEVLSAETGEQALALLGQQAVDLAIVDVMMPGIDGFELTERLRADYDLPVILLTARHHIEDKERGFLAGSDDYLVKPFESRELLFRVKAILRRYDHPENNTLTTGSLTIDLKSYELRSPNGLSFIPLKEFELLALLASKPRHVFTRDAIIESVWGIDFQGDEQTINVHIKRLRTRLEDFAPDVKIVTVRGVGYKLEADS, from the coding sequence ATGATCCGCATACTCGCAGTGGATGACGATTTACATATGCTCCGCTTTGTCGCCGGGGAGCTCCGCCAAAATGGCTACGAAGTGCTATCTGCCGAAACCGGTGAACAGGCACTCGCGCTTCTCGGGCAGCAGGCGGTGGACCTCGCGATTGTCGATGTCATGATGCCCGGTATCGACGGGTTCGAATTGACCGAGCGCCTGCGCGCAGACTACGATCTCCCGGTCATCCTCTTAACGGCGCGCCACCACATCGAAGACAAGGAACGCGGCTTTCTCGCCGGATCCGATGATTATTTGGTCAAACCGTTCGAGTCCAGGGAATTGCTGTTTCGCGTCAAAGCGATTTTGCGCCGCTACGATCATCCCGAAAACAATACCCTTACGACAGGGTCGTTGACGATTGACTTGAAAAGCTACGAACTGCGCTCGCCGAACGGCTTGTCGTTCATCCCGTTGAAGGAATTCGAACTGCTCGCCTTGCTCGCTTCCAAGCCGCGCCACGTATTTACGCGAGACGCCATCATCGAAAGCGTTTGGGGAATCGATTTCCAAGGCGACGAACAGACCATCAATGTCCACATCAAACGGCTGCGCACGCGTCTGGAGGATTTTGCGCCGGACGTCAAAATCGTCACGGTGCGCGGCGTCGGCTATAAACTCGAGGCCGATTCATGA
- a CDS encoding PaaI family thioesterase: MPKRIDEQALHQRHYTEIRDKVANDPYARSLGIRLTKFEETMAEAELVVQDHMVNAYGTAHGAVIYALADHVMSVASNAHGKASVGLSTNNQFIQAAQVGDLLTARAVETKRNFRVGFYRVDVLRGDEIIATVDGVAYRKDQYFVETE, from the coding sequence ATGCCAAAGCGAATCGATGAACAAGCGCTCCATCAACGACATTACACGGAAATCCGCGATAAAGTGGCAAACGACCCGTATGCCCGTTCGCTCGGCATCCGTTTGACGAAATTCGAGGAAACGATGGCCGAAGCGGAGCTGGTCGTGCAAGATCACATGGTCAATGCTTACGGAACGGCGCACGGTGCGGTCATTTATGCACTTGCCGACCACGTCATGTCCGTCGCAAGCAATGCACACGGAAAAGCATCGGTCGGCTTGTCGACCAATAACCAGTTTATCCAGGCCGCACAAGTTGGAGACCTGTTGACGGCGCGCGCTGTCGAGACGAAACGCAATTTCCGCGTCGGCTTCTACCGCGTCGATGTGTTGCGGGGAGACGAGATCATCGCGACGGTGGACGGCGTCGCGTACAGGAAAGATCAATATTTCGTGGAAACGGAGTAA
- a CDS encoding sensor histidine kinase, which translates to MSLYVKFIWFTFLTMLISSAISFFAMNTLYHQFLKEDNNDKNLAIAESFAEHLSSLPPGQVEDTLNVLGDAGYQLYLTDGRDVSRFGGEFRDETIAEEDVQRVLGGELFNGIRDFPRQTFVTGFFANELQNSIGVPVTLGGESFALFLRPDIELLFQELHLLFGGLAVGIVLLSFLGMLLVARLLIQPITKLTEATEKMATETFDVPLAIDRKDEIGRLADQFRLMRSRIEQSTVKRKEFVHNVSHDIQSPLHTIQSYLGLLEKPGNSDSDKQRYAGIIREETARLSLLTTQLLTLASVDKETLEALGTVALHEQWRTTLSHLRYAFDEKDLALSAQLAPAYTLGNAALLQTVWENLLTNAVKYSEQGGSVDVSLAQSESTVRVTVRDYGIGMTEDEMMQAFERFYRADQARTRGQKGSGLGLSIAKEIIELHGGRIELDSAPGAGTTVTVTLLAAQNDPVIVEKSN; encoded by the coding sequence ATGAGCTTGTACGTCAAATTCATCTGGTTCACGTTCCTGACGATGCTCATCAGCAGCGCCATCTCGTTTTTCGCGATGAACACGCTGTATCACCAATTCCTGAAAGAAGACAATAACGACAAAAACTTGGCGATTGCCGAATCGTTTGCCGAGCATTTGAGTAGCCTGCCCCCTGGACAAGTGGAAGATACGCTCAATGTGCTCGGGGACGCCGGCTATCAATTGTATTTAACGGACGGCCGCGACGTCTCGCGCTTCGGCGGCGAGTTCCGCGATGAAACGATCGCTGAAGAAGACGTTCAGCGCGTACTGGGCGGAGAGCTGTTTAACGGCATCCGCGATTTCCCGCGCCAGACGTTCGTCACCGGCTTTTTCGCCAATGAACTGCAAAATTCCATCGGCGTCCCGGTGACGCTCGGCGGCGAATCCTTTGCCTTGTTCCTGCGTCCCGACATCGAATTATTGTTCCAGGAACTGCATCTTCTATTCGGCGGTTTGGCTGTCGGGATTGTGTTGTTGAGCTTTCTCGGCATGCTGCTCGTTGCACGCTTATTGATCCAGCCGATCACGAAATTGACCGAAGCGACCGAGAAGATGGCGACGGAAACGTTCGACGTGCCGCTCGCGATCGACCGGAAAGACGAAATCGGACGCCTTGCCGACCAGTTCCGCTTGATGCGTTCGCGCATTGAACAATCGACCGTCAAGCGCAAGGAATTTGTCCATAACGTCTCCCACGACATCCAATCGCCGCTCCATACGATCCAAAGCTATCTCGGCTTACTCGAAAAGCCGGGAAATTCCGATTCCGACAAGCAGCGCTACGCCGGGATCATCCGCGAAGAGACGGCCCGGCTGTCGCTGTTGACGACGCAGCTGTTGACCTTGGCATCGGTCGACAAGGAAACGCTGGAAGCGCTCGGGACCGTCGCGCTCCATGAACAATGGCGCACGACGCTCAGCCATTTGCGCTATGCCTTTGACGAGAAGGACTTGGCGCTTTCTGCACAGCTCGCCCCGGCCTATACGCTCGGCAACGCGGCGCTTTTGCAAACGGTCTGGGAAAACCTGTTGACCAATGCGGTGAAATACAGCGAACAGGGCGGCTCGGTCGACGTCTCCCTTGCGCAAAGCGAAAGTACCGTCCGTGTCACGGTGCGCGATTACGGCATCGGCATGACAGAGGACGAAATGATGCAGGCTTTCGAGCGCTTCTACCGCGCTGACCAGGCCCGCACCCGCGGCCAAAAAGGCTCCGGGCTTGGCCTATCGATCGCCAAGGAAATCATCGAGCTCCACGGCGGCCGGATCGAACTGGACAGCGCGCCGGGCGCCGGCACCACCGTAACGGTCACCTTGCTGGCTGCACAGAACGATCCAGTTATTGTCGAAAAATCAAATTAA
- a CDS encoding iron chaperone — protein MNEFLEYLATIDDPDHRERVEDVLRWVLDTYPELSPRVAWNQPMFTDHGTFIIAFSTAKKHMAVAPEKAAIDRFQEEIDAAGHSSTKQLIRMSWDRPVDYALLGKLIEFNIEDKAGYDKFWR, from the coding sequence ATGAACGAATTTCTAGAGTACTTGGCAACCATCGATGACCCAGACCACCGCGAGCGGGTGGAAGACGTATTGAGATGGGTGCTGGACACCTACCCGGAGCTCTCCCCGCGAGTCGCGTGGAACCAACCGATGTTCACCGACCACGGGACGTTTATCATCGCGTTCAGCACCGCGAAAAAGCATATGGCAGTGGCACCTGAAAAAGCGGCGATTGACCGTTTCCAGGAGGAGATTGACGCAGCCGGCCACTCGAGCACGAAGCAGTTGATCCGCATGAGCTGGGACCGCCCCGTCGATTACGCGCTGCTTGGCAAGCTGATCGAATTCAATATCGAAGACAAAGCGGGTTATGATAAGTTTTGGCGCTAA
- a CDS encoding HIT family protein: MSGISRHTEQNCLGCRLANGELPVHMVYENEWIACFLDHDPFNEGHVLILPKAHYRFIDDMDSETALAMLNASQVMSRTIRELYAPFGITQTQNGGGPDELTHFHLHIVPREKGQPFLSFYTGDEWDNEALKSRLADTRIRLAEAIEKQLSALRGN, encoded by the coding sequence ATGAGCGGAATTTCACGTCATACAGAACAAAATTGCTTAGGCTGCAGGCTGGCAAACGGCGAGCTCCCGGTGCACATGGTATACGAAAACGAATGGATTGCGTGTTTTTTGGACCACGATCCGTTTAATGAAGGGCATGTGCTCATCTTGCCGAAAGCCCATTACCGGTTTATCGACGATATGGACAGCGAGACGGCACTCGCCATGTTAAATGCATCACAAGTAATGAGCCGGACCATCCGGGAACTTTACGCACCGTTCGGCATTACGCAGACGCAAAATGGCGGGGGGCCCGATGAATTGACGCATTTTCATTTGCATATCGTGCCAAGAGAGAAAGGCCAGCCGTTCTTGAGTTTTTATACAGGGGACGAGTGGGACAATGAAGCCTTGAAAAGCCGGCTGGCCGACACGCGCATTCGATTGGCAGAGGCTATCGAAAAGCAGCTGTCCGCTTTACGGGGAAACTAA
- a CDS encoding ABC transporter permease, with the protein MNLAWKEMKKSKTKFVILGSIVFLISLLTFIISGLANGLSQDNAALIKNLPDGEIYMETAAEETHALSAIDIATQQSALSENDGAFAFSIQMGFLLNEQDEQQSVAFATSTGSAPFPDVSKGEIVLDRSLEEDGIQQGERFTNSQSNGEFTVAGFTDGAKYSHAAVAFVHPDDFADMYRTEEQQMLFAPDLAEPGAIPGLQSFSIEEFLDTLPSYSAEQLSLSMIVWFLVVISGMLFAIFFYMMNIQKLGLYGILKAIGVKTGTLFRMIWAQMLAITAVALFLSIAFSQLFATLAPGDMPFYLPIGITLQLSAVFFAIGFAGATLSGFQIRKAQPLQAIQQGEG; encoded by the coding sequence GTGAACTTAGCATGGAAAGAAATGAAGAAAAGCAAAACGAAGTTTGTGATTCTCGGATCGATCGTCTTTTTGATCAGCTTATTGACCTTCATCATCTCAGGGCTTGCGAACGGTTTGTCACAAGACAACGCCGCCTTGATCAAGAACTTGCCGGACGGCGAGATCTATATGGAAACGGCCGCGGAAGAAACCCACGCCTTGTCCGCAATCGACATAGCAACCCAGCAATCTGCCTTGTCGGAAAACGACGGCGCGTTTGCCTTCTCCATCCAGATGGGCTTTTTATTGAATGAACAAGACGAACAGCAAAGCGTCGCCTTTGCTACGTCGACCGGTTCCGCCCCTTTCCCGGATGTTTCAAAAGGCGAGATCGTCCTCGATCGCTCGCTTGAAGAAGACGGCATCCAGCAAGGCGAGCGCTTCACCAACAGCCAGTCGAATGGCGAATTTACCGTCGCGGGCTTTACCGACGGCGCGAAATACAGCCACGCCGCTGTCGCTTTTGTCCATCCGGACGACTTTGCGGACATGTACCGCACGGAAGAGCAGCAAATGCTGTTCGCCCCGGATCTGGCAGAGCCCGGAGCAATCCCCGGCCTGCAAAGCTTCTCCATTGAAGAATTCCTGGACACTTTGCCGAGCTATAGCGCCGAGCAATTATCGCTGTCGATGATCGTCTGGTTTTTGGTGGTCATCAGCGGCATGCTGTTTGCGATTTTCTTCTACATGATGAACATCCAGAAGCTCGGGCTTTACGGCATCCTAAAAGCAATTGGCGTGAAGACCGGCACCTTGTTCCGCATGATCTGGGCGCAAATGCTCGCCATTACCGCAGTCGCGCTCTTCTTATCGATCGCCTTCAGCCAATTATTCGCGACACTGGCACCCGGCGACATGCCGTTCTACTTGCCGATCGGCATCACACTTCAATTATCAGCGGTGTTCTTTGCCATCGGGTTTGCGGGAGCGACACTTTCAGGCTTTCAAATCCGCAAGGCCCAGCCGCTTCAAGCCATTCAACAAGGAGAAGGATAA
- a CDS encoding STAS domain-containing protein, with the protein MSSFTEFCRYITASPRTLAEQVVDRVLAKIDQDIPADERLRAVDMYEELLGYLGETMGNEADLEVPDALIEWSKQNAEMQVSSGGKISEIVVRYPPTRVVMAELFTELSIKSGLSLEENALVIKRINTLLDVSLNETFFAFERLQEKYEAEMQSEMIALSAPVVPVADDVVVLPLIGYLDSYRVNHILTNVIPRVAEMDVNHVITDFSGVLTIDDQTAEAIHHIGSTLSLMGIHVVVAGLRPDLVQTIVQSGIQLASTDAYATVKQALESLEKIES; encoded by the coding sequence ATGTCTTCATTTACGGAGTTTTGCAGATATATCACAGCGAGCCCCCGGACGCTCGCTGAACAAGTCGTGGACCGGGTGCTAGCGAAAATCGACCAGGACATCCCGGCAGATGAGCGCTTGCGTGCGGTGGACATGTACGAGGAATTGCTTGGCTATCTTGGCGAGACCATGGGCAATGAGGCCGACCTGGAAGTGCCGGATGCGCTCATCGAGTGGAGCAAGCAGAATGCGGAGATGCAAGTGTCTTCCGGCGGCAAGATTTCGGAGATCGTCGTGCGTTATCCGCCGACGCGCGTCGTCATGGCGGAATTGTTCACGGAACTGAGCATCAAATCGGGGCTCAGCCTGGAAGAGAATGCGCTGGTCATCAAGCGCATCAACACTTTGCTCGATGTCAGCCTGAACGAAACCTTCTTTGCGTTCGAACGGCTCCAGGAAAAATACGAAGCGGAAATGCAAAGCGAGATGATTGCGCTGTCGGCGCCGGTCGTTCCGGTTGCGGATGATGTCGTCGTATTGCCGTTGATCGGCTATCTCGACAGCTACCGCGTCAACCACATCTTGACGAATGTCATCCCGCGCGTTGCGGAAATGGACGTCAATCACGTCATCACCGATTTCTCCGGTGTCTTGACGATCGATGACCAGACCGCAGAAGCGATCCACCATATCGGCAGCACGCTCAGCTTGATGGGCATCCATGTGGTCGTGGCGGGGCTGCGCCCGGACTTGGTGCAGACCATCGTCCAGTCGGGCATCCAGTTAGCATCCACAGATGCCTATGCAACCGTTAAGCAAGCGCTGGAAAGCTTGGAGAAAATCGAATCGTGA